A genomic region of Xanthomonas campestris pv. phormiicola contains the following coding sequences:
- a CDS encoding 2-isopropylmalate synthase, protein MNTSPSSQTPRIRIFDTTLRDGEQSPGCSMTPPQKLVMARALAELGVDIIETGFPASSQSDREAMALIGRELREPTLAVLSRCLATDIEISARALEAAARPRLHVFLSTSPLHREHKLRMSREQVLESVRKHVSLARQYVDDVEFSAEDATRTEEDFLAEVSAVAIAAGATTINLPDTVGFTTPEEIRGMFARLIASVPGAERVIFSTHCHNDLGLAVANSLAAVEGGARQVECTINGIGERAGNCALEEIAMALKVRNAFYEIDTAINTPRIVASSQLLQRLVGMPVQRNKAIVGGNAFAHESGIHQHGMLRHRGTYEIMRPEDVGWESSQMVLGRHSGRAAVEQRLRALGYVLEEAELNLAFEAFKALCEQQRVVNDADLQAMMQDAPESQGYRLSSMTVSDRGQRASAQVELSDPDGQRVSERAEGDGPVDALFAALAAATGVQLTLDSYQVHSVGIGADARGEANLSVRHGEIEYDGSGTSRDIIEASALAWLDVANRVLRQRLGAQAGVATAAA, encoded by the coding sequence GTGAACACTTCTCCTTCTTCCCAGACCCCCCGCATCCGCATTTTCGACACCACCCTGCGCGACGGCGAGCAATCCCCCGGCTGCAGCATGACCCCGCCGCAGAAGCTGGTCATGGCGCGCGCCCTGGCCGAGCTGGGCGTGGACATCATCGAGACCGGCTTCCCGGCCAGTTCGCAGTCCGACCGCGAGGCGATGGCGCTGATCGGCCGCGAGCTGCGCGAGCCGACCCTGGCGGTGCTGTCGCGCTGCCTGGCCACCGACATCGAGATCTCGGCGCGTGCGCTGGAGGCGGCGGCCAGGCCGCGCCTGCACGTGTTCCTGTCGACCAGCCCGCTGCACCGCGAGCACAAGCTGCGGATGAGCCGCGAGCAGGTGCTGGAATCGGTGCGCAAGCACGTGTCGCTGGCGCGCCAGTACGTGGACGACGTGGAGTTCTCGGCCGAGGACGCCACCCGCACCGAAGAGGATTTCTTGGCCGAAGTGAGCGCGGTGGCGATCGCCGCCGGCGCCACCACCATCAACCTGCCCGACACGGTCGGTTTCACCACCCCGGAAGAGATCCGCGGCATGTTCGCGCGGCTGATCGCCAGCGTGCCCGGCGCCGAGCGGGTGATCTTCAGCACCCACTGCCACAACGACCTGGGCCTGGCCGTGGCCAACTCGCTGGCCGCGGTGGAAGGCGGCGCGCGGCAGGTGGAATGCACCATCAACGGCATCGGCGAGCGCGCCGGCAACTGCGCGCTGGAAGAGATCGCGATGGCGCTGAAGGTGCGCAACGCGTTCTACGAGATCGACACCGCGATCAACACCCCGCGCATCGTCGCCAGCTCGCAGCTGTTGCAGCGGCTGGTCGGCATGCCGGTGCAGCGCAACAAGGCGATCGTCGGCGGCAACGCCTTCGCCCACGAGTCGGGCATCCACCAGCACGGCATGCTGCGCCACCGCGGCACCTACGAGATCATGCGCCCGGAAGACGTGGGCTGGGAGTCCTCGCAGATGGTGCTGGGCCGCCACAGCGGCCGCGCCGCGGTCGAGCAGCGCCTGCGCGCGCTGGGCTACGTGCTGGAAGAGGCCGAACTGAACCTGGCGTTCGAGGCGTTCAAGGCGCTGTGCGAACAGCAGCGCGTGGTCAACGACGCCGACCTGCAGGCGATGATGCAGGACGCGCCGGAAAGCCAGGGCTACCGGCTGTCGTCGATGACCGTCAGCGACCGCGGCCAGCGCGCCAGCGCGCAGGTCGAGCTGTCCGATCCGGACGGCCAGCGGGTCAGCGAGCGCGCCGAAGGCGACGGCCCGGTGGATGCGCTGTTCGCCGCGCTGGCCGCGGCCACCGGCGTACAGCTGACCCTGGACAGCTACCAGGTGCACAGCGTCGGCATCGGCGCCGACGCGCGCGGCGAGGCCAACCTCAGCGTGCGCCACGGCGAGATCGAATACGACGGCAGCGGCACCAGCCGCGACATCATCGAGGCCAGCGCGCTGGCCTGGCTGGACGTGGCCAACCGCGTGCTGCGCCAGCGCCTGGGCGCGCAGGCCGGCGTCGCGACGGCGGCCGCCTGA
- the leuC gene encoding 3-isopropylmalate dehydratase large subunit, with protein sequence MSSMPRTLYDKLWDAHVVVPESSTAPAVLYIDLHLIHEVTSPQAFTELKSRGLAPRRPDRTKATMDHSTPTLPRGADGKLPYYTKASEAQVDMLARNCADYGIELFDMASDNRGIVHVIAPEQGFTQPGMTIVCGDSHTSTHGAFGALAFGIGTSEVGHVLATQCLLQRKAKTMSITVDGPLAPGVGAKDVILHIIGMIGVNGGTGHVLEYRGSTIAAMDMEQRMTLCNMSIEAGARAGMVAPDQVTFDWMANTPRGPKGAEFDAAVQRWSQLRSDAGARFDVDVRIDAREIRPTLTWGTHPGTAIAVDVPIPAAQDAAAQKGLDYMHFASGHALIGTPVDVVFVGSCTNGRLSDMREVAQVLRGRRVAPNVRMLVVPGSEIVKRQAEAEGIHEVVRAAGAEWRESGCSMCIAMNGDLVAPGQLAVSTSNRNFEGRQGPGSRTLLASPMTAAWAAVNGKVSDPRTLFAGITQEVA encoded by the coding sequence ATGTCTTCGATGCCCCGCACCCTGTACGACAAACTGTGGGACGCGCACGTCGTCGTTCCCGAAAGCAGCACCGCTCCGGCGGTGCTGTACATCGATCTGCACCTGATCCACGAGGTGACCTCGCCGCAGGCGTTCACCGAACTGAAGTCGCGCGGCCTGGCGCCGCGCCGGCCCGACCGCACCAAGGCGACGATGGACCATTCCACGCCAACCCTGCCGCGCGGCGCCGACGGCAAGCTGCCGTACTACACCAAGGCCTCCGAGGCGCAGGTGGACATGCTCGCGCGCAATTGCGCCGACTACGGCATCGAGCTGTTCGACATGGCCTCGGACAACCGCGGCATCGTGCACGTGATCGCGCCCGAGCAAGGCTTCACCCAGCCGGGCATGACCATCGTCTGCGGCGACAGCCACACCTCCACGCATGGCGCTTTCGGGGCATTGGCGTTCGGCATCGGCACCAGCGAGGTCGGCCACGTGCTGGCCACGCAGTGCCTGCTGCAGCGCAAGGCCAAGACCATGTCGATCACCGTCGACGGGCCGCTGGCGCCGGGCGTCGGCGCCAAGGACGTGATCCTGCACATCATCGGCATGATCGGGGTCAACGGCGGCACCGGCCATGTGCTCGAGTACCGCGGCTCCACCATCGCCGCGATGGACATGGAGCAGCGCATGACCCTGTGCAACATGTCGATCGAGGCCGGCGCGCGCGCCGGCATGGTCGCCCCGGACCAAGTCACCTTCGACTGGATGGCGAACACGCCGCGCGGTCCGAAGGGCGCGGAGTTCGACGCCGCGGTGCAGCGCTGGTCGCAGCTGCGCAGCGATGCGGGCGCGCGCTTCGACGTGGACGTGCGCATCGACGCGCGCGAGATCCGCCCGACCCTGACCTGGGGCACCCACCCGGGCACCGCGATCGCGGTGGACGTGCCGATTCCGGCGGCGCAGGACGCGGCCGCGCAGAAGGGCCTGGACTACATGCATTTCGCATCCGGCCACGCGCTGATCGGCACGCCGGTGGACGTGGTGTTCGTCGGTTCCTGCACCAACGGCCGGCTCAGCGACATGCGCGAAGTGGCGCAGGTGCTGCGCGGCCGCCGCGTCGCGCCGAACGTGCGCATGCTGGTGGTGCCGGGCTCGGAGATCGTCAAGCGCCAGGCCGAGGCCGAGGGCATCCACGAGGTGGTGCGCGCCGCCGGCGCCGAGTGGCGCGAATCCGGCTGCTCGATGTGCATCGCGATGAACGGCGACCTGGTCGCGCCGGGGCAGCTGGCGGTGAGCACCAGCAACCGCAACTTCGAAGGCCGCCAGGGTCCCGGCTCGCGCACCCTGCTGGCCTCGCCGATGACCGCGGCCTGGGCCGCGGTGAACGGCAAGGTCAGCGATCCGCGCACGCTGTTCGCCGGCATCACCCAGGAGGTCGCGTGA